In Spirochaetota bacterium, the following are encoded in one genomic region:
- a CDS encoding slipin family protein gives MFQFVPTVLILFVLLILSSIKVIKEYERAVVFRLGRLLPRPKGPGIIIIIPVIDRWVKVSLRLVALEIPPQDVITRDNVSVKVSAVLYFRVIEPNKAVTDVEDFLYATSQLAQTTLRSVLGQSELDHLLSDRERINTELQTVLDQHTDPWGIKVSSVEVKHVDLPQEMQRAMAKQAEAERERRAKIINSEGEFQAAAKLIEAATLMENHPIALQLRYLQTLREVATENNSTTLFPIPIDILTPFMKK, from the coding sequence ATGTTCCAGTTCGTACCCACCGTCCTCATCCTTTTCGTGCTTCTCATTCTCTCCTCGATCAAGGTCATCAAGGAATACGAGCGCGCGGTCGTTTTCCGGTTGGGGCGCCTGCTTCCCCGGCCCAAGGGTCCCGGGATAATCATCATCATCCCCGTCATCGACCGGTGGGTGAAGGTGAGCCTCCGGCTCGTCGCTTTGGAGATTCCGCCCCAGGACGTCATCACACGCGATAACGTCTCCGTAAAGGTGAGCGCCGTGTTGTACTTCCGCGTGATCGAGCCGAACAAGGCTGTCACCGACGTCGAGGATTTCCTCTACGCGACCTCGCAACTCGCACAGACGACGCTCCGGAGCGTCCTGGGACAGTCCGAGCTCGACCACCTGCTCAGTGACCGGGAGCGCATCAACACCGAGCTCCAGACCGTGCTCGACCAGCATACGGACCCCTGGGGCATCAAGGTCTCCTCGGTCGAGGTGAAGCATGTGGACCTTCCCCAGGAAATGCAGCGCGCCATGGCAAAGCAGGCCGAGGCCGAGCGCGAGCGCCGCGCGAAGATCATCAACTCGGAGGGCGAGTTCCAGGCGGCGGCGAAGCTCATCGAGGCGGCCACACTCATGGAAAATCACCCGATAGCGCTCCAGCTCAGGTACCTTCAGACCCTGCGCGAGGTCGCGACCGAGAACAACTCGACCACGCTCTTCCCGATCCCGATCGACATTCTCACGCCGTTCATGAAGAAATAG
- a CDS encoding M28 family peptidase, giving the protein MKKKIAMMVAALALGASFLFPFKGNGAGPEVSTDLLKAHVAALTRISPPRNSVNIASLDKAAEYIKAAFLKTGAESYFQHYSNEHGDFKNVVLRINPNMTDVVVVGAHYDVFGDFPGADDNASGVAGLLELARLLTATWTSKEVSLELVAYGSEEPPFFGTREMGSAGHARYMAKQFRRVRAMIALEMIGFFSDARRSQRYPQRGMEQAYPDTGNFIAIVGRTEETSLLARVKKAMTGVSALPVQSIAAPASVTGVNFSDHRNYWEVGFPAIMVTDTAFYRNPSYHTAGDTIDTLDFARMAEVVKGVHAAVMDLARE; this is encoded by the coding sequence ATGAAAAAGAAAATTGCGATGATGGTCGCCGCTCTTGCACTGGGAGCGTCATTTCTGTTTCCATTCAAAGGAAATGGCGCCGGCCCGGAGGTGAGCACCGACTTGCTCAAGGCGCACGTCGCCGCGCTCACGCGTATCAGCCCCCCGAGAAATTCCGTGAACATTGCCTCCCTCGACAAGGCCGCTGAATACATAAAAGCGGCGTTCCTCAAGACCGGCGCAGAGTCTTATTTTCAGCATTATTCGAACGAACATGGGGATTTCAAGAACGTCGTCCTCAGGATTAATCCGAACATGACGGACGTGGTCGTGGTGGGTGCGCACTATGACGTGTTCGGGGATTTTCCCGGCGCCGACGACAACGCGAGCGGCGTCGCTGGGCTGCTGGAGCTTGCGCGGCTGCTCACCGCGACCTGGACATCGAAGGAGGTGAGCCTCGAACTGGTCGCGTATGGCAGCGAGGAGCCGCCTTTTTTTGGAACGCGCGAAATGGGGAGCGCGGGCCATGCCCGTTACATGGCGAAGCAGTTCAGAAGGGTGAGGGCCATGATCGCGCTCGAGATGATCGGCTTTTTCAGCGACGCGCGCCGTTCGCAGAGATACCCGCAGCGCGGCATGGAGCAGGCGTATCCCGATACCGGAAATTTCATCGCGATCGTAGGAAGGACGGAGGAGACGTCCCTGCTGGCGCGCGTGAAGAAGGCGATGACCGGCGTCTCGGCGCTTCCGGTCCAGTCGATCGCGGCGCCGGCCTCGGTGACCGGCGTGAATTTCTCGGACCACAGGAACTACTGGGAGGTGGGATTCCCGGCCATCATGGTGACCGATACCGCGTTCTACCGCAATCCCAGCTATCATACCGCAGGGGATACCATTGATACCCTGGATTTCGCACGCATGGCCGAAGTCGTGAAGGGCGTGCATGCGGCGGTCATGGACCTGGCGCGCGAATGA